A stretch of the Neofelis nebulosa isolate mNeoNeb1 chromosome 1, mNeoNeb1.pri, whole genome shotgun sequence genome encodes the following:
- the LOC131483660 gene encoding LOW QUALITY PROTEIN: uncharacterized protein LOC131483660 (The sequence of the model RefSeq protein was modified relative to this genomic sequence to represent the inferred CDS: deleted 2 bases in 1 codon; substituted 2 bases at 2 genomic stop codons), whose amino-acid sequence GSDPLPEPRVTLKVEGTPVVFLVDTGAQHSVLRTPQGKLASKKSWVQGATGMSQYSWTTRRTVDLGMGRVSHSFMVIPECPYPLLGRDLLTKIGAQITFRQGGPQVTDGKGHPIQVLTMKLEDEYLLHQEALPREDNIDRWLQEFPSVWAETGGGGMGLAAHRTPVLVELKPGESPVRIKQYPMSQEARKGIQPHIRRLRSLGVLVPCQSAWNTPLLPVKKPHTNDYQPVQDLREVNKRVADIHPTVHNPYILLSSLAPSRVWYTVLDLKDAFFSLPLAPQGQPLFAFEWHDPEEGYSGQLTWTRLPQGFKNSPTIFDEALHEDLGEYRREHHGLTLLQYVDDILIAADTAKDCERGTQYLLATLGALGYRASAKKAQICRERVSYLGYILEGGQRWLSDARKETVLKIPTPTSRREVREFLGSAGYCRLWVPGFAEIARPLYEATEEGKTFKWTEKEEIAFNRLKKALLSAPALGLPDITKPFHLFVDEHKGIAKGVLTQALGPWNRPVAYLSKKLDPVAAGWPPCLRIIAATALLVKDADKLTLGQEIWITTPHAIEGVLKQPPDRWMSNTRMTHYQSLLLNPPRVWFHPSAALNPATLLPDPDLGAPLHDCAGILEQVHGFRMDLTDQPLPDAEATWFTDGSSFVRDGHRYAGAAVVTETDTVWAEALPSGTSAQRAELIALTKAMMLGAGKRLNIYTDSRYAFATAHIHGAIYQERGLLTAEGRTIKNKQEILNLLTALWLPAKLVIIHCQGHQKADNPVARGNXKADQAAKAVALTPIPTMTIQLPDPGDPIKGWWYTPNKELVLPDRLGVSILEHMHRSTHMGAXKLKDLIRHAGIKIHQQDTKIEQVVSACKTCQLTNVRATSNKKGTRLRGTRPGAQWEVDFTEVKPGKYGYKYLLVFTDTFSGWVEAYPTKHETAQMVAKKLLEDILPRYGFPAMVGSDNGPAFISQVTHAVAKAVGANWKLHCAYRPQSSGQVERMNRTLKETLTKLTMETGGDWVTLLPYTLYRVRNTPYTLGFTPYEIMFGRPPPVIPSLRAELLAEFKDQELSLSLRGLQRAHEDIWPRLRAIYEAGPTPTPHQYKPGDWVYVKRHHRETLEPHWKGPYIVVLTTPTALKVDGIATWVHHTHVRPADPSSIRKDFVTRWAISRDQHNPLKLKLQRIRPT is encoded by the exons ggttcggaccctctccccgaacccagggtaactcttaaagtggaggggacccctgttgTCTTCCTTGTCGACAccggagcacaacattcggtcctccgcaccccacaaggaaaactagccagcaagaagtcctgggtacaaggggcaactggtatgagccagtattcatggactacccgaagaacagtagatttgggaatgggccgggtatcccactcctttatggtaataccagaatgcccctacccgctgttaggacgggacttactgaccaagattggagctcagataactttcagacaaggggggcctcaggtcaccgatggcaagggccaccccatccaggtactaaccatgaaactggaggatgaatacctcctccaccaggaggcactcccgagagaggataatatagacagatggctacaagaattcccctcggtttgggcagagact gggggggggggaatgggacTAGCCGCTCATAGGACCCcagtcctggtagagctcaagccaggagagagtccggtaaggatcaaacaataccccatgtctcaggaggcccggaaggggatccagccacacatccggagactacgaagcctaggggtactagttccttgccagtctgcctggaacacccccttactgccggtcaaaaagcctcacacaaatgactatcaaccggtacaagacctccgggaagtaaataagagggtcgcggacatacacccaactgttcaCAACCCATATAttctcttgagctccttggcgccctccagggtctggtatactgtactagatttaaaggacgccttcttcagtctgccgctGGCACCCCAAGGCCAACCCCTGTTCGCCTTCGAGTGGCATGATCCGGAGGAGGGCTACAGCgggcaactcacctggacacggctacctcagggattcaaaaattcacccaccatcttcgacgaggcactacacgaggacctgggtgagtacagaagggagcaCCATGGCCTCACCCTCCTACAGTACgtagatgacatcctgattgctgccgACACGGCCAAAGACTGTGAGCGAGGGACCCAGTacctgctggctaccctgggggcTTTAGGGTACCGGGCATCCgcgaagaaggctcagatatgcagggagagggtaagttacctgggataTATCCTGGAGGGTGGACAGCGGtggttatcagatgccagaaaagaaactgtcctaaagatccctactcccacctcccgaagagaagtgagggaattcctaggatcagccggctactgccgcctctgggttccaggttttgctgagatcgccaggcccctatatgaagctaccgaagaggggaaaacatttaaatggactgaaaaagaagaaattgcctTTAATCGgttaaaaaaggccctcctaagtgccccagccctgggcctaccagacattacgaaacccttccacctctttgtagacgaacataagggaatagcaaaaggggttctaactcaagccttaggcccctggaaCCGCCCAGTGGCTTACCTGTCTAAGAAACTAGACCCAGTGGCTGCTGGCTGGCCgccatgcctaagaattattgcggcgacagcactcctagtcaaggatgcagacaaactgaccctaggacaggagatctggatcacgaccccacacgccattgaaggggtcctgaaacagcctccGGATAGATGGATGAGCAATACACGTatgactcattaccagagcctcctactcaaccctccacgAGTGTggttccaccccagtgcagccctcaatcctgcaaccctgctgcccgaccctgacctaggtgctccactacatgactgtgCGGGAATTCTGGAACAAGTACATGGATTCCGGATGGACCTGACCGACCAGCCCCTCCCCGATGccgaggctacttggttcactgatggcagcagctttgtgcgaGATGGACACAGGTATGCGGGTGCAGCGGTGGTCACCGAAACGGACACCGTATGGGCGGAGGCTCTACCCTCCGGAACGTCAGCCCAGCGAGCAGAGCTCATAGCCCTCACCAAGGCGATGATGCTGGGAGCTGGAAAACGGCTTAACATCTACACAGACAGCCGTTATGCATTTGCCACAGCTCATATTCATGGGGCAATTTATCAGGAGAGGGGGTTACTGACGGCAGAAGGAcggactataaaaaataagcaggagataCTTAACCTGCTTACGGCCTTATGGCTTCCTGCCAAGCTAGTCATTATCCACTGCCAAGGGCACCAAAAAGCTGATAACCCAGTAGCTAGAGGTAATTGAAAGGCTGACCAGGCAGCCAAGGCAGTAGCCCTTACTCCAATCCCCACCATGACCATACAACTACCGGACCCgggagaccca ataaagggatggtggtatacacctaacaaggagctcgtgctgccagaccggctcggagtctcaatattagagcacatgcatcggtctactcacatgggggcctgaaaattaaaagacttaatccgacatgccggaatcaagattcaccaacaggacaccaaaatagagcaagttgtatctgcctgcaagacctgccaactcaccaacgtgagagccacatcaaataaaaaaggaaccaggctcagaggcaccagaccgggagcccaatgggaagtcgacttcactgaagtcaaaccaggaaagtatggttataaatatcttttagtatttacagacaccttctctggctgggtggaggcatacccaaccaagcatgaaacggCTCAGATGGTGGcaaagaagctactagaagacatcttacccaggtatggttttcctgccatggtaggatcagacaatggaccagcttttatctcgcaGGTAACACATGCAGTAGCCAAGGcggtgggggcaaactggaaattacattgtgcttataggccccagagttcaggacaggtagaaagaatgaatagaaccctaaaagagacccttaccaaattaaccatggagactggcggggactgggtgactctcctaccgtacaccctttaccgggttagaaacactccttacactctgggttttactccctacgagatcatgtttggcaggccaccccctgttATTCCCAGCCTTCGAGCTGAACTTCTTGCagagtttaaagatcaagaactttctctttccttgagagggctccagagggcgcATGAGGACATTTGGCCGCGCCTCCGTGCCATCTACGAGGCTGGCCCGACCccgacacctcatcagtacaAGCCGGGAGACTGGGTCTATGTCAAGAGGCACCACCGAGAGACTCTCGAGCCGCactggaagggaccctacattgtagtgctgacaacccccaccgctctcaaagtagacggcatcgcgacctgggtccatcacacccacgttcggCCAGCGGACCCCTCCTCGATCCGGAAGGACTTCGTCACGCGATGGGCCATCAGTCGGGACCAACACAACCCGCTCAAGCTCAAGCTACAGCGCATTCGacccacctaa